A window from Tenacibaculum singaporense encodes these proteins:
- a CDS encoding metal-dependent hydrolase, with the protein MKITFYGHACFGIEINGTHVLVDPFITGNPLASNIDVDQVKADYILLTHAHQDHVLDVERIAERTEATIISNFEIVTYYAAKGLKGHPVNHGGTYKNDVFSAKYVNAIHTSSFADGSYGGQPGGFVIKAGEKSLYVSGDTAVTMDMQLIPMSTSLTASIFPIGDNFTMGVDDAIIASDLVICDKVIGCHFNTFPPIKIDIEEAKEKFSQAKKELVILEIGQTITI; encoded by the coding sequence ATGAAAATCACTTTTTACGGTCACGCATGTTTTGGTATTGAAATTAACGGAACACACGTATTAGTTGACCCTTTTATAACAGGAAATCCACTAGCATCTAATATAGACGTAGATCAAGTAAAAGCAGATTATATATTACTTACACATGCTCATCAAGATCATGTATTAGATGTAGAGCGCATTGCAGAAAGAACAGAGGCTACAATTATCTCAAACTTTGAAATTGTAACATATTATGCTGCTAAAGGTTTGAAAGGACATCCAGTAAACCATGGAGGTACGTATAAAAATGATGTGTTTTCCGCAAAATATGTAAATGCTATTCATACCTCTTCATTTGCTGATGGAAGTTATGGAGGACAACCAGGTGGTTTTGTAATAAAAGCAGGAGAAAAGTCTTTGTATGTATCTGGAGATACAGCGGTAACAATGGATATGCAATTAATACCAATGTCTACAAGCTTAACAGCCTCTATATTTCCTATAGGAGATAACTTTACGATGGGAGTAGATGATGCTATCATAGCGAGTGACTTGGTAATTTGTGATAAGGTGATAGGATGTCATTTCAATACCTTTCCACCTATAAAAATAGATATCGAAGAAGCTAAAGAAAAGTTCTCACAAGCTAAAAAAGAATTAGTGATTTTAGAAATCGGACAAACAATAACTATTTAA
- a CDS encoding vWA domain-containing protein, with amino-acid sequence MFKKLFYVMLLLSSIALTAQQRTITGIVSDESGPLPGVTIVVKGTTIGTETDFDGKYSISATQGDVLVFSFVGMKTEMKTVGKSPVINVVMKGDNVLDEVVVTSYGTLKGKKAFSTGAISIRGHNQIENRDSYAGRSENIFKSPVNSPLSTFSIDVDKASYSNIRRMINSGQKIPKEAVKIEEMINYFDYNYPQPKGEHPFSITTEIVTTPWNKDTQLVRIGLKGKEYKQENLPASNLTFLIDVSGSMSDQNKLPLLKSAFKLLVNQLREKDRVTIVVYAGAAGVVLKPTSGNEKETILEALNQLEAGGSTAGGEGIELAYKLANENYIKDGNNRVILATDGDFNVGASTNAEMEELIEEKRKSGVFLSVLGFGYGNYQDDKLEILADKGNGNHAYIDTMQEAQKVFGKEFGGTLYTIAKDVKIQVEFNPEKVQAYRLIGYENRLLNDEDFVDDTKDAGELGSGHTVTALYEVIPVGVKSKFLKKLPKLKYTQNKQLDSFNDELLTVKFRYKLPKGNKSIELVKMVKNEVLAPTNDMNFISAVALFGMQLSKSKFKNNSKIEDVLSLIEGEIGEDKDGYKAEFVRLVKTYN; translated from the coding sequence ATGTTTAAAAAACTATTTTATGTAATGCTATTGTTGAGTTCAATAGCACTTACAGCGCAACAAAGAACAATTACAGGTATAGTTTCAGATGAATCAGGTCCGTTACCAGGAGTTACTATTGTGGTAAAAGGAACTACTATTGGAACTGAAACTGATTTTGATGGTAAATACTCTATTTCAGCTACACAAGGAGATGTTTTAGTATTTTCTTTTGTAGGAATGAAAACAGAGATGAAAACAGTAGGAAAAAGTCCGGTAATAAATGTTGTAATGAAGGGAGACAATGTATTAGATGAAGTTGTAGTGACAAGTTACGGTACTTTAAAAGGTAAAAAGGCTTTTTCTACTGGAGCTATTAGCATTAGAGGACATAATCAAATTGAAAATAGAGATTCGTATGCAGGAAGAAGTGAAAATATTTTCAAAAGCCCTGTAAACTCTCCCTTGTCTACATTTTCTATTGATGTTGATAAAGCTTCTTACAGTAATATAAGAAGAATGATTAATAGCGGTCAAAAAATACCAAAGGAAGCAGTTAAGATTGAAGAAATGATTAATTACTTTGATTATAACTATCCGCAACCTAAAGGAGAACATCCTTTTTCAATCACTACAGAGATTGTTACGACTCCATGGAATAAAGATACTCAGCTGGTAAGAATTGGGTTAAAAGGAAAAGAGTATAAACAAGAAAATTTACCAGCTTCTAATTTGACTTTTTTAATAGATGTTTCGGGGTCTATGTCAGATCAAAATAAGCTACCGCTATTAAAATCAGCTTTTAAATTATTGGTAAATCAGTTAAGAGAAAAAGATAGAGTGACTATAGTTGTATATGCAGGAGCAGCAGGGGTAGTTTTAAAACCTACATCAGGAAATGAAAAAGAAACAATATTAGAGGCTTTGAATCAATTAGAAGCAGGAGGCTCAACAGCAGGAGGCGAAGGAATTGAGTTAGCTTACAAACTAGCAAATGAAAATTATATAAAAGATGGAAATAACCGAGTTATTTTAGCTACAGACGGTGATTTTAATGTAGGAGCTTCAACCAATGCTGAAATGGAAGAGTTAATAGAAGAAAAAAGAAAATCAGGAGTATTTCTATCAGTGTTAGGTTTTGGTTACGGAAACTACCAAGATGATAAATTAGAAATTTTAGCAGATAAGGGAAATGGAAACCATGCGTATATCGACACGATGCAAGAAGCGCAAAAGGTATTTGGTAAAGAATTTGGGGGTACTTTATATACCATTGCAAAGGATGTGAAAATTCAGGTAGAATTTAATCCAGAAAAAGTGCAAGCGTATCGTTTAATAGGATATGAAAATAGATTGTTGAATGATGAAGATTTTGTAGATGATACAAAAGATGCTGGTGAGTTAGGTAGTGGTCATACAGTAACAGCATTGTATGAAGTAATTCCTGTAGGAGTAAAAAGTAAATTTTTGAAGAAACTACCCAAATTGAAGTATACTCAAAATAAACAATTAGATAGTTTTAATGATGAATTATTAACCGTGAAGTTTAGGTACAAATTACCAAAAGGCAACAAGAGTATAGAGTTGGTAAAAATGGTTAAAAATGAAGTATTGGCACCAACGAATGATATGAATTTTATTTCAGCAGTAGCTTTATTTGGAATGCAATTAAGTAAATCAAAATTTAAAAATAATTCAAAAATTGAAGATGTACTTAGTTTGATAGAAGGAGAAATAGGGGAGGATAAGGATGGTTATAAAGCAGAGTTTGTTAGATTGGTGAAAACGTATAATTAA
- a CDS encoding DUF3352 domain-containing protein: MKRKVFWGIIALVIGFVIYQVYIFTLSENDNIKSIYLVPDDAVFIVDTERPIDTWDEISSSEIWMHLQSNQQINKLSEGLHSLDETFKAKKEIFDFIGERNLVISVHVFSPRKYGLLYVADLQKLSKLIFLKRAISNLAGEDYKVTKRVYKEHEIIELYNKKTRETLHLSFIKNQVIASYTHLLVEQSIDQYLNPVIGRDLNFLEIKKKTDTDGFFNIYLQHKYLKDYLNCFTSSSNLDFLNKEAFFYSGLDISIVEGVIVQATGYTNVDTNSQTYLKVLQKSGVGKRSVAKIAPKNTSLYLSFAFDDFKTFNSNLEKLQQENPTDFKMYSDQLTMIEDKLDINVSENIYSWIGSEIALIHFNTELSKNKKDIAAIIKADDIDDAKENLQLVLSKIKENTPLKYKQIDYRGYPINFFDLKGFFKMLAGNMFSKMEKPYFTIIDDFVVFSTSPNTIKEIINNHLIGYTLESSEKFDDFNYHFEKKSSVFAYVNTPNSYKDLLSLVDNKTRRELQKNKPYITCFSQIGMQLIASDELFESNISLVFENPKNIEINTQKDKELREKLLLELAPHKDSTSTQNSTTFFKLPPIHPSDLSAKSYKEFYKNGKLKFEVDLDDGLKDGSYKSFYENGNVKVKGHYKNGKQSGTWKAYDKQTGDVIFKKHF; the protein is encoded by the coding sequence ATGAAGAGGAAAGTGTTTTGGGGCATTATTGCCCTTGTTATAGGCTTTGTAATCTATCAAGTGTATATTTTCACCTTATCTGAAAATGATAATATCAAGTCTATTTACTTAGTTCCTGATGATGCTGTTTTTATAGTTGATACTGAAAGACCTATTGACACTTGGGATGAAATAAGCTCAAGTGAAATTTGGATGCATCTTCAATCCAATCAACAAATCAATAAGCTATCAGAAGGTCTCCATAGTTTAGATGAAACCTTTAAAGCAAAAAAGGAAATTTTCGACTTTATTGGGGAACGTAATCTAGTTATTTCAGTACATGTATTTAGTCCCAGAAAATATGGGTTATTATACGTTGCGGATTTACAAAAGCTCTCTAAACTCATTTTTCTAAAAAGAGCTATAAGTAACTTAGCTGGAGAAGACTATAAGGTAACGAAACGAGTATACAAAGAGCACGAAATTATAGAACTCTATAATAAGAAAACTAGAGAAACCTTACATCTTTCTTTTATTAAAAACCAAGTTATAGCTTCTTATACTCACCTTTTGGTTGAACAATCAATTGACCAATACTTAAATCCTGTTATTGGTCGTGATCTCAACTTTTTAGAAATAAAAAAGAAAACAGATACTGATGGATTTTTTAATATCTATTTACAACATAAATATCTAAAAGACTATTTAAATTGTTTTACCAGTTCAAGTAATTTAGATTTCTTAAATAAAGAAGCATTCTTCTACTCTGGTTTAGATATATCCATTGTGGAAGGAGTTATCGTTCAAGCTACTGGTTATACAAACGTTGACACTAATTCACAGACCTATTTAAAGGTATTACAAAAGTCTGGGGTTGGTAAGCGTAGTGTTGCTAAAATAGCTCCAAAGAACACCTCTTTATATCTTAGCTTTGCTTTTGATGATTTTAAAACATTCAATAGCAATTTAGAAAAGCTTCAACAAGAAAATCCTACTGATTTTAAGATGTATTCTGATCAACTTACGATGATTGAGGATAAGCTAGACATTAATGTTTCTGAAAACATTTATAGTTGGATTGGTAGTGAAATAGCTTTAATTCATTTTAACACTGAGCTTTCAAAAAACAAAAAAGATATCGCTGCTATTATTAAAGCTGATGATATTGATGACGCTAAAGAAAATCTTCAGCTTGTTCTTTCTAAAATTAAAGAAAACACACCTTTAAAATACAAACAAATCGATTACAGAGGTTATCCTATTAACTTTTTCGATTTAAAAGGATTCTTTAAAATGTTAGCAGGAAACATGTTTTCTAAAATGGAGAAGCCTTACTTTACCATTATTGATGATTTTGTAGTTTTTAGTACTAGTCCAAATACTATTAAAGAAATTATTAATAACCACTTAATAGGATACACACTAGAAAGCTCTGAAAAATTCGATGATTTTAATTATCATTTTGAGAAAAAATCTAGTGTATTTGCTTATGTAAATACTCCAAATTCCTACAAAGACCTTTTAAGTTTGGTTGACAACAAAACTCGACGTGAACTTCAAAAAAACAAACCTTATATAACTTGCTTTTCACAAATTGGAATGCAGCTAATTGCTTCTGATGAATTATTTGAAAGCAATATTTCTCTTGTTTTCGAAAATCCTAAAAACATTGAAATAAATACTCAAAAAGACAAAGAATTAAGAGAAAAACTACTATTAGAGTTAGCTCCACACAAAGACTCTACAAGTACTCAAAATTCAACAACATTTTTTAAGCTTCCACCAATACATCCTTCTGATTTAAGCGCTAAATCATACAAAGAGTTTTATAAAAACGGAAAACTAAAATTTGAAGTTGATTTAGATGATGGCTTAAAAGATGGTTCTTATAAGTCCTTTTATGAAAACGGAAACGTAAAAGTTAAAGGGCATTATAAAAATGGTAAGCAAAGTGGAACTTGGAAAGCTTATGATAAACAAACAGGTGATGTAATTTTCAAAAAACATTTTTAA
- a CDS encoding zinc-ribbon domain-containing protein yields the protein MIFYGTKGAHLHSEKVSGVKCNHCEQQNAHTISIFGKYFYIYWIPIFPIGKKGVSECNHCKATYKRKNMSEQLKLAHDNVKRNAKTPFTHWIGSLLMGAIILFGIYSAQQHDSNVINYINSPKVNDIIEYKSSDKAYSTVKVTNVTTDSIFFVANSMEISRRSKLYKIDKEENYNAERFGMSLIDYKKAFDAKDFLDVDR from the coding sequence ATGATTTTCTATGGAACCAAAGGAGCGCATTTACACAGCGAAAAAGTTAGCGGTGTAAAATGTAATCACTGTGAACAACAAAACGCTCACACCATTAGTATTTTTGGTAAATATTTTTACATTTATTGGATCCCCATTTTTCCTATAGGTAAAAAAGGAGTTTCTGAGTGTAATCATTGTAAAGCCACATACAAACGTAAAAACATGAGTGAACAATTAAAACTAGCTCACGACAACGTAAAACGAAATGCTAAAACACCTTTTACACATTGGATAGGTTCTTTATTAATGGGAGCTATAATTCTCTTTGGAATCTACTCAGCACAACAGCATGATAGTAATGTTATTAACTACATTAACTCTCCTAAAGTTAACGATATTATTGAATACAAATCATCCGACAAAGCCTACTCTACCGTAAAAGTAACAAATGTTACCACCGATTCAATTTTCTTTGTAGCCAACTCTATGGAAATAAGCAGAAGAAGTAAGCTTTATAAAATAGATAAAGAAGAAAACTACAATGCTGAACGATTCGGAATGAGTTTAATTGATTATAAAAAAGCTTTTGACGCTAAAGATTTTTTAGATGTTGATAGATAA
- a CDS encoding YebC/PmpR family DNA-binding transcriptional regulator: MGRAFEFRKARKMKRWSAMAKTFTRIGKDIVMAVKEGGPNPETNSRLRVVIQNAKAANMPKDNVERAIKKASDKSTENYKEVLFEGYAPHGIAVLVETATDNNNRTVANVRAAFNKCNGNLGTSGSVAFMFDHVVNFKVKEDSLGMDLEEFEMEMIDFEVEEVFADEEDSSVMLYAPFEQFGAIQKYLEENNIEILSSEFERIPTTTTAISDEQKEEVNKLLERLEEDDDVNNVYHSMEE, from the coding sequence ATGGGAAGAGCATTCGAATTTAGGAAAGCAAGAAAAATGAAACGTTGGTCAGCCATGGCTAAAACCTTCACTCGTATTGGTAAAGATATCGTTATGGCAGTTAAAGAAGGTGGTCCAAACCCCGAAACCAACTCTCGTTTGCGTGTAGTAATTCAAAATGCGAAGGCTGCCAACATGCCGAAAGACAATGTTGAACGTGCCATTAAAAAAGCATCTGATAAAAGTACTGAAAACTATAAAGAAGTATTATTTGAAGGATATGCGCCTCATGGAATTGCTGTTTTAGTAGAAACTGCTACTGACAACAATAACCGTACAGTGGCTAATGTACGTGCTGCTTTTAATAAATGTAATGGAAACTTAGGTACCTCTGGTTCTGTTGCTTTTATGTTTGACCACGTGGTTAACTTTAAAGTAAAAGAAGATTCATTAGGTATGGATTTAGAAGAGTTTGAAATGGAAATGATTGACTTTGAAGTTGAAGAAGTTTTTGCCGACGAAGAAGATAGTTCAGTAATGCTATACGCTCCATTTGAACAATTTGGTGCTATTCAAAAATATTTAGAAGAAAATAATATTGAAATTCTTTCTTCGGAATTTGAACGTATTCCAACAACCACTACTGCGATTTCAGACGAACAAAAAGAAGAGGTAAATAAACTTTTAGAAAGATTGGAAGAAGATGACGATGTCAACAATGTCTACCACTCTATGGAAGAATAA
- a CDS encoding SRPBCC family protein, translated as MKKIKIILGVITVLILAFFLTGLVVQEVVYTNEVIINKPVNEVFSDFQDEELMKEWMPEVKSIETLEEQPNKIGSKYKIVVENQGKLVTMTEEVLAYKENEKLTLHFDAENMLKTDDYAFISEGNSTKILQTTTCTSESYIMSCLFPYFKGALKKMSQQYLENFKKASEAHN; from the coding sequence ATGAAAAAAATCAAAATAATTTTAGGAGTAATAACAGTCTTAATTCTTGCATTTTTCTTAACAGGACTAGTAGTACAAGAAGTTGTTTATACCAATGAAGTAATAATTAATAAGCCAGTAAATGAAGTTTTTTCGGATTTTCAGGATGAAGAATTGATGAAAGAATGGATGCCAGAGGTGAAATCAATTGAAACTTTAGAAGAACAGCCAAATAAAATAGGTAGTAAATATAAAATAGTTGTTGAAAATCAAGGTAAATTGGTAACTATGACAGAAGAAGTATTAGCATATAAAGAAAATGAAAAGCTTACTCTTCACTTTGATGCAGAAAATATGCTAAAAACAGATGATTATGCATTTATTTCAGAAGGAAACTCAACTAAGATATTGCAAACTACTACCTGTACTAGTGAATCGTATATAATGAGTTGTTTATTTCCGTACTTTAAAGGAGCTCTTAAAAAAATGAGTCAACAATATTTAGAGAACTTTAAAAAAGCTTCTGAAGCTCATAACTAA
- a CDS encoding CPBP family intramembrane glutamic endopeptidase, which translates to MNFIQQAYKGQNQWYLYLLVIFIVLLGWQFIGVIPLAITAILHSENTSEFLRAADDSFMSLGINKNLFLFMMVVMFAFGLASLFLGVKYIHKRAIKTVITSRNKIDWNRFWFGFFVWGILSVLVVSSDILLAPENYTWNFKPLPFFTLVAVSFLFLPIQTSFEELLFRGYFMQGLGTWFKNRWVPLIVTSVAFGLLHGANPEVEKLGYISMVFYIGTGFFFGITTLMDEGTELALGLHAINNIVAAFLVTTDWTVFQTDALFVDTSDPSVGIEMFLPVFVLYPLMLLLFSKKYGWKNWKEKLLGNIEKPVITTK; encoded by the coding sequence ATGAATTTTATACAACAAGCATATAAAGGACAAAACCAGTGGTATTTATACTTACTAGTTATTTTTATAGTTTTATTAGGGTGGCAATTTATAGGTGTAATCCCTTTGGCTATTACAGCAATTTTACATTCTGAAAACACTAGTGAGTTTTTAAGAGCTGCGGATGATAGCTTTATGAGCTTAGGAATAAATAAAAACTTGTTTTTATTTATGATGGTGGTGATGTTTGCTTTTGGATTAGCTTCATTGTTTTTAGGAGTAAAATACATTCATAAAAGAGCTATAAAAACAGTTATAACAAGTAGAAATAAAATAGATTGGAATCGCTTTTGGTTTGGTTTCTTTGTATGGGGAATACTATCTGTACTAGTAGTATCTTCTGATATTCTTTTAGCTCCTGAAAATTATACATGGAACTTTAAACCTCTGCCTTTTTTCACTTTAGTAGCAGTGTCATTTTTGTTTTTGCCCATTCAAACGAGTTTTGAAGAATTACTTTTTAGAGGGTATTTTATGCAAGGACTTGGTACTTGGTTTAAAAACAGATGGGTTCCATTAATAGTAACTTCTGTAGCGTTTGGTTTACTCCACGGAGCAAACCCAGAAGTAGAGAAGCTAGGGTATATTTCAATGGTTTTTTATATAGGAACAGGTTTCTTTTTCGGAATAACTACACTAATGGATGAAGGAACAGAATTAGCATTAGGTTTGCATGCTATTAATAATATTGTAGCTGCATTCTTGGTAACTACAGATTGGACCGTTTTTCAAACGGATGCTTTATTTGTTGATACTTCAGATCCTTCGGTAGGGATAGAGATGTTTTTACCAGTATTTGTTTTATATCCTTTAATGTTGCTACTGTTCTCAAAAAAATATGGTTGGAAAAATTGGAAAGAAAAACTACTGGGTAACATAGAGAAACCAGTAATAACAACAAAATAG
- a CDS encoding o-succinylbenzoate synthase — MIKATYHKYLLNFKQASGTSRGILRTKETWFIILEKEGKKGFGECGLFRGLSADDTLSYEEKLQWVCNNINSDLEKLLSELNEFPSIQFGLEQAFLSLESKTPFELFPSDFTKGQQQISINGLIWMGDKAFMQQQIKDKLQQGFTTIKMKIGAIDFDTEIALLQSIRKEFSPKEIELRVDANGAFLPKNALEKLQRLSELELHSIEQPIKQGQWQEMASLCEKTPLPIALDEELIGVFSLEEKEKCIATIQPQYIILKPSLIGGFKGSNEWIQIASNHNAGNWITSALESNIGLNAIAQWTYTLNNPLPQGLGTGSLFTNNFESPLEVSNGSLGYNTNKNWHFNI; from the coding sequence TTGATAAAAGCTACTTACCATAAATACTTACTGAATTTTAAACAAGCAAGTGGTACCTCTCGTGGAATTTTAAGAACTAAAGAAACTTGGTTTATAATTTTAGAAAAAGAAGGAAAGAAAGGTTTTGGAGAATGCGGTTTGTTCAGAGGTTTGAGTGCTGATGATACACTCAGTTATGAAGAGAAATTACAGTGGGTGTGTAATAATATTAATTCTGACTTAGAGAAATTGTTATCCGAACTCAATGAGTTCCCATCGATACAGTTTGGATTAGAACAAGCATTTTTATCCTTAGAAAGCAAAACACCGTTTGAATTATTTCCTTCTGACTTTACTAAAGGGCAACAACAAATTTCGATAAACGGATTAATTTGGATGGGAGATAAGGCCTTTATGCAACAACAAATAAAAGATAAGTTGCAGCAAGGTTTTACTACCATAAAAATGAAAATAGGAGCGATTGATTTTGATACAGAGATAGCCTTGTTACAATCAATACGAAAAGAGTTTTCGCCAAAAGAAATTGAACTTCGTGTAGACGCTAACGGAGCTTTTTTACCTAAAAATGCCTTAGAAAAATTACAAAGATTATCTGAGTTAGAATTACACTCTATAGAGCAGCCAATAAAACAAGGACAATGGCAAGAAATGGCAAGTTTATGTGAAAAAACACCATTACCAATTGCGCTAGATGAAGAATTGATAGGCGTGTTTTCTTTAGAAGAGAAAGAAAAATGTATAGCTACAATTCAACCCCAATACATTATTTTAAAACCAAGTTTGATAGGAGGATTTAAAGGAAGCAACGAATGGATTCAAATAGCATCCAACCATAATGCGGGGAATTGGATAACCAGTGCTTTGGAAAGCAATATAGGGCTAAATGCAATAGCACAATGGACGTATACCTTAAATAACCCGTTGCCACAAGGTTTAGGAACAGGTAGTTTGTTTACCAACAATTTTGAAAGTCCGTTGGAAGTTTCAAATGGAAGTTTGGGATACAATACGAATAAAAACTGGCATTTTAATATATAA
- a CDS encoding AMP-binding protein: MDNLNFHNSFQLNGKSFSNENELLIFSKAINDSVYQFLLDWFSTEDFVVVQTSGSTGKPKPIRLKKEFMINSAKATGAFFGLKENTTALLCLSTDYIAGKMMLVRALTLGWSIDVVAPTSKVEITKNYDFSAMVPLQLRSSLSSIHKIKKLIVGGGVVANDLIEAIQNKSTEIYATYGMTETITHIAVKKLNNIISNDSEKSHYKALPKVQLSQDNRNCLVIDAPKVAEEKIITNDVIRLISDTEFEWLGRYDNVINSGGVKLHPEKIEEKLSKIISNRFFVTGINDKKLGEKLVLIVEGEKNDVISNEVRNLFGLTKYEIPKAVYFVDKFIETETKKIQRKKTLAKILPH; encoded by the coding sequence GTGGACAATCTAAACTTTCATAATAGTTTTCAGTTAAACGGAAAGTCTTTTTCTAATGAAAATGAATTATTGATCTTTTCGAAGGCTATAAACGATTCTGTATATCAATTTTTATTAGATTGGTTTAGCACAGAAGATTTTGTAGTAGTGCAAACATCAGGTTCTACGGGAAAACCTAAACCAATTCGATTGAAAAAGGAGTTTATGATAAACTCAGCAAAAGCCACTGGAGCTTTTTTCGGTCTAAAAGAAAACACTACAGCTTTATTATGCTTATCAACTGATTATATTGCAGGAAAAATGATGTTAGTGCGTGCACTGACCTTAGGTTGGAGTATCGATGTAGTCGCTCCAACTTCTAAAGTTGAAATTACAAAAAATTATGATTTTTCCGCAATGGTACCTTTGCAGTTAAGAAGCTCTTTGTCTAGTATTCATAAAATAAAGAAACTTATTGTAGGAGGAGGTGTTGTAGCAAATGATTTAATTGAAGCTATTCAAAATAAATCAACTGAAATTTATGCCACTTACGGAATGACAGAAACAATTACACATATTGCTGTTAAAAAGTTAAACAATATCATTTCTAACGATAGTGAGAAATCTCACTATAAGGCACTTCCTAAAGTACAACTCTCTCAAGATAATCGAAATTGTTTAGTGATTGATGCGCCAAAAGTAGCTGAAGAGAAAATTATAACAAACGATGTAATTCGTTTGATTTCTGATACCGAATTTGAATGGTTGGGACGTTATGACAACGTGATTAACTCTGGAGGAGTAAAGCTACATCCAGAGAAAATAGAAGAAAAACTCTCTAAAATTATTTCAAATCGCTTTTTTGTTACAGGTATCAACGATAAAAAACTAGGAGAGAAGCTAGTTTTGATAGTTGAAGGAGAGAAAAATGACGTCATTTCGAATGAAGTGAGAAATCTATTTGGGCTTACCAAGTATGAAATTCCGAAAGCAGTTTATTTTGTGGATAAATTCATAGAAACTGAAACAAAAAAAATCCAACGCAAAAAAACACTTGCTAAAATTTTACCTCACTAA
- the menA gene encoding 1,4-dihydroxy-2-naphthoate octaprenyltransferase, translating into MKNYIKAARLRTLPLSVSGIIVGAAIGNYDYINNTESFFCCFGCPLFFQTGIFWLAILTTIGFQVLSNFANDYGDGVKGTDNQREGEARMVASGVITPKQMKNAMIVTGVFTTIIALLLIYVSFGKDNFLYSIIFFGLGIASIVAAIKYTVGKSAYGYSGFGDVFVFIFFGLLAVVGTYFLYTKQLNFMIFLPAITVGLLSTAVLNLNNMRDRENDAKSGKNTLVVKMGAESAKFYHYFLIVASLMFALLYTVIKFQSPYQFLFIIAYLPLVKHLVFVYKNKEEALLDGELKKVALSTFLFSILFGLGQVL; encoded by the coding sequence ATGAAAAACTACATAAAAGCAGCACGTTTACGTACTCTACCATTATCCGTTTCAGGAATTATTGTTGGAGCAGCAATAGGAAATTATGATTATATAAATAATACTGAAAGTTTTTTTTGTTGCTTTGGTTGTCCGTTATTTTTCCAAACAGGAATTTTCTGGTTAGCTATCTTAACCACTATCGGTTTTCAAGTACTATCCAATTTTGCTAACGATTATGGTGATGGTGTAAAAGGAACCGATAATCAAAGAGAAGGAGAAGCACGTATGGTAGCTTCAGGAGTGATTACTCCAAAGCAAATGAAAAATGCAATGATTGTTACAGGAGTATTTACGACTATTATTGCACTACTACTAATTTATGTTTCCTTTGGAAAAGACAACTTTTTGTATTCAATAATTTTTTTCGGGTTAGGAATAGCTTCGATAGTAGCAGCCATAAAATATACCGTTGGGAAATCAGCTTATGGTTATAGCGGATTTGGAGATGTTTTTGTTTTTATCTTTTTTGGGTTGTTAGCAGTTGTTGGAACTTACTTCTTATACACCAAACAGTTAAACTTTATGATTTTCTTACCTGCAATTACAGTTGGTTTGTTAAGTACTGCGGTATTGAACTTAAACAACATGCGAGATAGAGAAAATGATGCAAAATCAGGAAAAAATACACTTGTGGTAAAAATGGGAGCAGAATCTGCAAAGTTTTATCATTATTTTTTAATTGTAGCATCTTTAATGTTTGCATTATTGTACACAGTAATTAAGTTTCAATCACCATACCAATTTTTATTTATCATAGCTTACCTTCCTTTGGTAAAACATTTAGTTTTTGTATATAAAAATAAAGAAGAAGCGTTGTTAGATGGAGAGCTTAAAAAAGTGGCCTTGAGCACCTTTTTATTTTCAATTCTTTTTGGACTAGGGCAAGTTTTGTAA